A stretch of the Rhizomicrobium sp. genome encodes the following:
- a CDS encoding tetratricopeptide repeat protein yields MLAILAPASASPPEADAVAAALRGGNASSAVARATQALEDPALTATDRARVLMDRGLAHEMLGEHDAALVDFTVAINGHDLPHPEQARALYNRGVALDELGRTEDAAGDYTAAIGLDPHFAAALNNRGNAWRRLGKLAEARADYQASIAAGNPHPEYPDYGLGQMAEAAGDGAAARTYYRAALAANPQFALARQRLAALAAAPAIPSKPVADHSAADAPVVLKPPPDGPADAAPAPDGDAPIHLRPPRGMRPDDAPIQLKPPETIQLKPPPHRRPGATVDLKPAISDGGPAGARQIVQLGAWRSQADAAIAWSRIARATGEALAGLTPQIVAVDLPGKGRYYRLRTGPADPGLCAVLRARGAACVPVKD; encoded by the coding sequence ATGCTCGCGATCCTTGCGCCCGCGAGCGCCAGTCCGCCGGAGGCGGACGCGGTCGCCGCCGCATTGCGCGGCGGCAACGCCTCCAGCGCGGTCGCACGCGCGACCCAGGCGCTCGAGGATCCCGCTCTGACGGCGACCGATCGCGCACGCGTGTTGATGGATCGCGGACTGGCGCATGAGATGCTCGGCGAGCATGACGCGGCGCTCGTCGATTTCACCGTCGCGATCAACGGTCACGACCTGCCGCATCCCGAGCAGGCCCGCGCGCTGTATAATCGCGGCGTTGCATTGGACGAGTTGGGCCGCACCGAGGACGCGGCGGGTGACTATACCGCCGCGATCGGGCTCGATCCGCACTTTGCCGCCGCGCTCAACAATCGCGGCAATGCCTGGCGCCGGCTGGGCAAGCTTGCCGAGGCGCGCGCCGACTACCAGGCGTCGATCGCGGCCGGCAATCCGCACCCCGAATATCCCGATTACGGTCTCGGACAGATGGCGGAGGCGGCCGGCGATGGCGCGGCGGCCCGCACCTATTATCGCGCCGCGCTCGCCGCCAATCCGCAATTCGCGCTGGCGCGCCAGCGCCTGGCCGCGCTGGCGGCCGCGCCGGCGATCCCATCCAAGCCGGTGGCGGACCATTCCGCCGCCGACGCACCCGTGGTCTTGAAACCGCCGCCCGACGGTCCGGCAGACGCCGCGCCGGCGCCGGACGGCGATGCCCCCATCCACCTCAGGCCGCCGCGAGGCATGCGGCCCGACGACGCACCGATCCAGCTCAAGCCGCCGGAAACGATCCAATTGAAGCCGCCGCCGCACCGGCGCCCCGGCGCGACCGTCGATCTCAAGCCGGCAATCAGCGACGGCGGCCCGGCGGGCGCCAGACAGATCGTCCAGCTCGGCGCTTGGCGCAGCCAGGCCGACGCCGCCATCGCCTGGAGCCGCATCGCGCGCGCCACGGGCGAAGCTTTGGCCGGCCTGACGCCGCAGATCGTGGCGGTCGATCTCCCCGGCAAAGGCCGCTATTACCGCCTGCGCACCGGCCCGGCCGATCCGGGCCTCTGTGCCGTGCTGCGCGCCAGGGGCGCTGCGTGCGTGCCGGTGAAGGACTAA
- a CDS encoding OB-fold domain-containing protein, whose translation MSGITAYGAYIPRRRLQRKAVAAANAWFAPNLVGGAKGERAMANWDEDAVTMAFEAGRDCLPAGDPAKDRAHVDAIYFASTTLPFAERQNAGIVAAALNLREEIASVDIAASQRAGTTALIAALDAVQGGRLSSPLLVAADKRKTRAASAQELAYGDAAAAFTLGRDGVIAEFLGAHTLTLDFVDRFRGEGEDFDYGWEERWIRDEGYSKIVPAVVKGLLEKLGRAPGDVAHLILPCPFAKLDQALARQCGIDPSKVRDNLAATVGDTGAAHALLMLAHVLETAKPGEKILVVQFAQGADALLFEVTPRIADLPARGGVGGSLARRKEETNYMKFLGFNGLIELEKGMRAEVDKRTALTVLYRKSDMLLSLSGGKCRVCGTAQFPKSRICVNPNCKAVDSQDDHGFSEQQGSVLSWSADFLTYSMDPPSHYGMITFAEGGRLMADITDVEQGQIDTGAKVRMAFRIKDFDPKRGFVRYFWKAVPV comes from the coding sequence ATGTCGGGAATCACCGCCTACGGCGCTTATATCCCGCGCCGGCGCCTGCAGCGCAAAGCCGTCGCCGCCGCCAATGCCTGGTTCGCCCCGAACCTCGTCGGCGGCGCCAAGGGCGAGCGCGCCATGGCCAATTGGGACGAGGACGCCGTGACCATGGCCTTCGAGGCCGGGCGCGATTGCCTGCCGGCCGGCGATCCCGCAAAGGACCGTGCGCATGTCGATGCGATCTATTTCGCCTCGACCACCCTGCCTTTTGCCGAGCGCCAGAATGCCGGAATCGTGGCGGCCGCGCTCAACCTGCGCGAAGAGATCGCCTCGGTCGACATCGCCGCGTCGCAGCGCGCCGGCACCACAGCGCTGATCGCGGCGCTGGATGCGGTGCAGGGCGGACGGCTGTCGTCGCCGCTGCTGGTCGCCGCCGACAAGCGCAAGACCCGCGCTGCCTCGGCGCAGGAGCTGGCCTATGGCGACGCGGCCGCCGCGTTCACCTTGGGACGCGACGGCGTCATCGCCGAATTCCTCGGCGCACATACGCTGACTCTTGATTTCGTCGACCGCTTCCGCGGTGAAGGCGAGGATTTCGACTATGGCTGGGAGGAGCGCTGGATCCGCGACGAGGGCTACAGCAAGATCGTTCCGGCCGTCGTCAAAGGGCTGCTCGAGAAGCTCGGGCGCGCGCCCGGCGATGTCGCGCATCTGATCCTGCCATGCCCCTTCGCCAAGCTCGACCAGGCCCTGGCCCGGCAATGCGGCATCGATCCCTCCAAGGTGCGCGACAATCTCGCCGCGACGGTCGGGGACACGGGCGCCGCGCATGCCTTGCTGATGCTCGCGCATGTGCTGGAGACCGCGAAGCCCGGCGAGAAAATTCTCGTCGTGCAGTTCGCCCAGGGCGCCGATGCGCTCCTCTTCGAAGTCACGCCGCGCATCGCCGATCTTCCGGCGCGTGGCGGCGTCGGCGGCAGCCTGGCGCGCCGCAAGGAAGAAACCAACTACATGAAGTTCCTCGGCTTCAACGGCCTGATCGAACTCGAGAAAGGCATGCGCGCGGAGGTCGACAAGCGCACCGCCCTCACCGTGCTCTATCGCAAGAGCGACATGCTGCTGAGCCTCTCGGGCGGCAAATGCCGGGTCTGCGGCACGGCGCAATTTCCCAAGAGCCGCATCTGCGTCAACCCGAACTGCAAGGCGGTCGACAGCCAGGACGATCACGGCTTCTCCGAACAGCAGGGCTCGGTGCTGTCCTGGTCGGCCGACTTCCTGACTTACTCGATGGATCCGCCGAGCCATTACGGCATGATCACCTTCGCGGAAGGCGGGCGGCTGATGGCCGACATCACCGATGTGGAGCAGGGCCAGATCGACACCGGCGCCAAGGTCCGGATGGCCTTCCGGATCAAGGATTTCGACCCTAAGCGCGGGTTCGTCCGCTATTTCTGGAAGGCGGTGCCCGTCTGA
- a CDS encoding amidohydrolase family protein, which translates to MPYVENRIVHDADSHLMELPDSLDAYFDPKYRAAYDALPKLQKNPRDAGWVKKAHAQHDDADFRAGADTNVLLRKNYEAHGSFRRADRPRTLDNLGFASQLIFTTWCLGNFGLDESGPVDLAYAAAQAHNRMMVDFCAVDRRFLGTGYVPLVDFALAKACARDAIDLGCKALLVPSKPPHGHSPSHVAHDPIWAMAQEAGLPIVFHVGGEEKLKPDYFENGLPRVKDFHGGEENFTSVSYMPIPHSVELTLAAMIFDGVLDRFPKLKFGAIELGASWVPGWMRNMDSAALAFAKNEERLRKLSMKPSEFVTRQVRVTPYPHEDTGWIIRNSGDEVCLFSSDFPHVEGGRNPLKRFGESLTGCTDRQVDRFYCENFIDLMGEGLAADLRRPRPRQAA; encoded by the coding sequence ATGCCCTATGTCGAAAACCGCATCGTCCACGACGCCGACTCGCATCTGATGGAGCTGCCGGACAGCCTCGATGCCTATTTCGACCCCAAATACCGCGCCGCCTATGACGCCCTGCCCAAGCTGCAGAAGAATCCGCGCGATGCCGGCTGGGTGAAGAAAGCGCACGCCCAGCACGACGATGCCGATTTTCGCGCCGGCGCCGATACCAACGTCCTGCTGCGCAAGAATTACGAGGCGCATGGCTCCTTCCGGCGCGCGGATCGTCCGCGCACGCTGGACAATCTCGGCTTCGCGAGCCAGCTCATCTTCACCACCTGGTGTCTCGGCAATTTCGGGCTCGACGAGAGCGGTCCCGTCGATCTCGCCTATGCCGCCGCGCAGGCCCACAACCGGATGATGGTCGATTTCTGCGCCGTCGACCGCCGCTTCCTCGGCACCGGCTATGTCCCGCTGGTCGATTTCGCTCTGGCGAAGGCTTGCGCGCGCGACGCGATCGACCTCGGCTGCAAGGCGCTGCTCGTTCCCTCCAAGCCGCCGCACGGCCATTCGCCGAGCCATGTCGCGCACGATCCGATCTGGGCGATGGCGCAGGAAGCGGGCCTGCCCATCGTCTTCCACGTCGGCGGCGAAGAGAAGCTTAAGCCCGACTATTTCGAGAACGGCCTGCCGCGAGTGAAGGATTTCCATGGCGGCGAGGAGAATTTCACCTCGGTCAGCTACATGCCGATCCCGCATTCGGTCGAGCTCACGCTGGCGGCGATGATCTTCGACGGCGTGCTGGATCGTTTCCCGAAGCTAAAATTCGGCGCCATCGAGCTGGGCGCCTCGTGGGTGCCCGGCTGGATGCGCAACATGGATTCCGCGGCGCTGGCCTTCGCCAAGAACGAGGAGCGCCTTCGGAAGCTTTCGATGAAGCCGAGCGAGTTCGTGACGCGCCAAGTCCGCGTCACGCCTTATCCACATGAGGACACCGGCTGGATCATCCGCAATTCCGGCGACGAGGTCTGCCTGTTCTCATCCGACTTCCCGCATGTCGAAGGCGGCCGCAATCCGTTGAAGCGCTTCGGCGAATCCCTGACGGGCTGCACGGACCGCCAGGTCGACCGCTTCTACTGCGAAAACTTCATCGACCTGATGGGCGAGGGCCTCGCGGCCGACCTGCGGCGGCCGCGACCTCGGCAGGCCGCCTGA
- a CDS encoding capsule assembly Wzi family protein, giving the protein MNKAGWLAQASLAAALCLAEPASASPWAEVGDAQLRSDIEILAAAGAIDGITTHWPLPWASIAARLRKPDALAGQPAYVRAAADRVMSVAEFQTRTGDLRATLTADAASTPSVVRGFDGLGRETAQGQLSLEYMTPDTAVRLSAGAELHDHTGRVAFVPDGSYVAQKIGGAVIYGGYVTHWWGPGWISALSLSNNARPMPQIGIARGDTDAFETPWLSWIGPWQLEFLVGLLDDSRAANNTVYDGLRFTFNPLPGLEIGLARTQELCGSGHPCVPLKYYFEFANDSGHANHTNDEGLIDVKYSTILGGVPFEVYTQAMNEDSDPISHSVTSHLFGASLWLPLRGNPLRLTAEYTDSVPTIDIFSFGDVLHGAAYNNAGYVDGMRYRGRTLGFSLDSDSTLLTLQGAWRDSDGWSYQLTFHHAAVSDPDNTLGNAVTAAPVHINMGEARVAFPLRGMRIELAGRLQDDQPRPDRGFQASIEAALTFTL; this is encoded by the coding sequence ATGAACAAAGCGGGCTGGCTTGCGCAGGCGTCCCTGGCCGCGGCGCTGTGCCTGGCGGAGCCTGCTTCGGCGTCCCCTTGGGCGGAGGTCGGTGACGCACAGCTGCGCTCGGACATCGAAATCCTCGCCGCGGCCGGCGCCATCGACGGCATCACCACCCACTGGCCGCTGCCCTGGGCGAGCATCGCCGCGCGCCTGCGCAAGCCCGATGCGCTCGCGGGCCAACCGGCCTATGTGCGGGCTGCCGCCGACCGCGTGATGAGCGTGGCCGAGTTCCAAACGCGGACCGGGGACCTGCGCGCGACTCTCACCGCCGACGCGGCCAGCACGCCCAGCGTGGTCCGGGGCTTCGATGGTCTCGGGCGCGAGACGGCACAGGGCCAGCTTTCTCTCGAATATATGACGCCGGACACGGCGGTACGCCTGTCGGCGGGTGCCGAACTGCACGACCACACCGGCCGCGTGGCCTTCGTGCCGGACGGCAGCTATGTCGCGCAAAAGATCGGCGGCGCGGTGATCTATGGCGGCTACGTCACGCATTGGTGGGGACCGGGCTGGATTTCGGCGCTGTCGCTCTCCAACAATGCGCGGCCGATGCCGCAGATCGGCATCGCGCGCGGCGACACCGATGCGTTCGAGACGCCATGGCTTTCCTGGATCGGACCTTGGCAGCTGGAATTCCTGGTGGGGTTGCTCGACGACAGCCGTGCCGCGAACAACACGGTCTATGATGGCCTGCGCTTCACCTTCAATCCGCTGCCGGGCCTCGAGATCGGCCTCGCGCGCACACAGGAACTGTGCGGCAGCGGCCATCCCTGCGTGCCGTTGAAATACTATTTCGAGTTCGCCAATGACAGCGGCCACGCCAACCATACCAATGACGAGGGCCTGATCGACGTCAAATACAGCACGATCCTCGGCGGCGTGCCGTTCGAAGTCTATACCCAAGCGATGAACGAGGATTCCGATCCGATCAGCCATTCCGTCACGAGCCATCTGTTCGGCGCCAGCCTGTGGCTGCCGCTGCGCGGCAATCCCCTGCGCCTGACCGCCGAATACACCGACAGCGTGCCGACCATCGACATTTTCAGCTTCGGGGACGTGCTCCACGGCGCCGCTTACAACAATGCGGGTTATGTGGACGGCATGCGCTATCGCGGTCGCACCCTCGGCTTCAGCCTCGACAGCGATTCGACGCTCCTGACCTTGCAGGGCGCCTGGCGGGACTCCGACGGCTGGTCCTATCAGCTGACCTTCCATCACGCCGCGGTGTCCGATCCCGACAACACGCTCGGCAATGCGGTCACGGCCGCGCCCGTCCACATCAACATGGGAGAGGCGCGGGTCGCCTTTCCGCTGCGCGGCATGCGGATCGAACTGGCCGGCCGGCTGCAGGACGACCAGCCGCGGCCGGACCGCGGCTTCCAGGCCTCGATCGAAGCGGCGCTGACCTTCACTTTGTGA
- a CDS encoding acetyl-CoA acetyltransferase — MASGIKDKVAILGMGCSKFGERWESGAEELMVEAYLEALQDAGVETSQIQAAWFGTAIEEQHVGKGGTPLSIALRLPNIPVTRVENFCASGSEAFRGAVYAVAAGACDIALALGVEKLKDTGYGGLPQREGATLAPLWAANGSAPGNFAQLASAYRAKHGVSKEDLKRAIAHVSVKSHANGAKNPKAHLQKPITEEQCLNAPMIAEPLGLFDCCGVSDGAACAIVTTPEIARAMGKKNVVTVKALQLSLSNGLESQHNSWDGSYFHTARIAAKRAYDEAGIRDPRDEISMMEVHDCFSVTELVTMEDLHISREGEGWKDVLNGFYDADGQVPCQIDGGLKCFGHPIGASGLRMLYEMYLQLQGRAGARQLKDPRIGMTHNLGGAPASNVCSVAIIGAQGA, encoded by the coding sequence ATGGCTAGCGGCATCAAGGACAAGGTCGCCATTCTGGGCATGGGCTGCTCCAAATTCGGCGAGCGCTGGGAGTCGGGCGCCGAGGAGCTGATGGTCGAGGCCTATCTCGAGGCGCTCCAGGATGCCGGCGTCGAGACCAGCCAGATTCAGGCTGCCTGGTTCGGCACCGCCATCGAGGAGCAGCATGTCGGCAAGGGCGGCACCCCGCTCTCCATTGCCCTGCGCCTGCCCAACATCCCCGTCACCCGGGTCGAGAATTTCTGCGCCAGCGGCTCCGAAGCCTTCCGCGGCGCGGTCTATGCCGTGGCGGCCGGCGCCTGCGACATCGCGCTGGCGCTGGGCGTGGAGAAGTTGAAGGACACCGGCTATGGCGGCTTGCCGCAGCGCGAGGGCGCGACGCTGGCGCCGCTCTGGGCTGCCAATGGCTCGGCGCCGGGCAATTTCGCCCAGCTCGCCTCCGCCTATCGCGCCAAGCACGGCGTCTCGAAGGAAGATCTCAAGCGCGCCATCGCACATGTCTCGGTCAAGAGCCATGCCAACGGCGCCAAGAATCCCAAGGCCCATCTCCAGAAGCCGATCACCGAGGAGCAATGCCTCAACGCCCCGATGATCGCCGAGCCGTTGGGTCTGTTCGATTGCTGTGGCGTGTCGGACGGCGCGGCCTGCGCCATCGTGACCACGCCGGAGATCGCGCGCGCGATGGGCAAGAAGAACGTCGTGACCGTGAAGGCGCTGCAGCTCTCGCTCTCGAACGGGCTGGAGAGCCAGCACAATTCCTGGGACGGCAGCTATTTCCACACCGCGCGCATCGCCGCCAAGCGCGCCTATGACGAGGCCGGGATCCGTGACCCGCGCGACGAGATATCGATGATGGAAGTGCACGATTGCTTCTCCGTCACCGAACTCGTGACGATGGAAGACTTGCATATCAGCCGGGAAGGCGAAGGCTGGAAGGACGTGCTGAACGGTTTCTACGACGCCGACGGCCAGGTGCCGTGCCAGATCGACGGTGGCCTCAAATGCTTCGGTCATCCCATCGGCGCCAGCGGCCTGCGCATGCTCTATGAGATGTACCTGCAGCTCCAGGGCCGCGCCGGCGCCCGCCAGCTCAAGGATCCGAGGATCGGTATGACGCACAATCTCGGTGGCGCGCCGGCGTCCAATGTCTGTTCGGTGGCGATCATCGGGGCACAGGGCGCCTGA